Proteins encoded within one genomic window of Pseudomonadota bacterium:
- the trpS gene encoding tryptophan--tRNA ligase has protein sequence MSIKKRVVSGMRTTGELHLGHYHGVLTNWLKLQQGYDCFFFAADWHALTSEYQDPKVVKESTKSIFIDWLSVGIDPDKATLFIQSHVKEHAELHLLLSMITPLPWLLRNPTYKDSQHEGSGSEDSTYGFLGYPVLQAADIVIYKANLVPIGVDQLPHVELTREITRRFNHLYGNTFPVPEPILTELSKVTGLDGRKMSKSYNNAIHLSDDEETLKKKVSSMVTDIQRARRKDPGDPEKCNLFPLHPLYSDPEEVKEIRAACPRAEIGCVDCKKILLRNLLKELVGVHERQRFYRGNPTLLGEIIADGTNRATTVARETMLKVREAVKLS, from the coding sequence GTGAGTATAAAAAAACGCGTTGTTTCTGGCATGAGAACCACCGGAGAGCTTCACCTTGGTCATTACCATGGGGTGTTGACCAACTGGTTAAAACTGCAGCAAGGCTATGATTGTTTTTTCTTTGCGGCCGACTGGCATGCCCTGACCAGTGAGTACCAGGATCCCAAGGTTGTCAAAGAAAGTACAAAAAGTATATTTATCGACTGGCTCAGTGTTGGCATTGATCCAGACAAGGCGACCCTTTTCATTCAATCTCATGTTAAGGAACACGCTGAACTCCATTTACTGCTTTCGATGATCACGCCGCTTCCATGGCTGCTTCGCAACCCAACCTACAAAGACTCTCAACATGAGGGGTCGGGCAGCGAGGACAGTACGTATGGATTTCTCGGCTACCCGGTGCTGCAGGCCGCAGACATTGTCATTTACAAAGCTAATCTGGTGCCGATCGGGGTCGATCAGCTACCGCATGTCGAACTGACCAGGGAGATCACCCGGCGTTTCAATCACCTTTACGGAAATACCTTTCCGGTCCCGGAGCCGATTCTGACTGAACTTTCCAAGGTGACCGGCTTGGATGGACGTAAAATGAGCAAAAGCTACAATAATGCTATCCACCTCAGTGACGACGAAGAAACCCTGAAAAAAAAGGTAAGCTCAATGGTGACCGACATTCAACGAGCCCGCCGCAAGGATCCGGGAGATCCAGAAAAATGCAACCTTTTCCCGCTGCACCCGCTTTATTCCGATCCGGAAGAAGTTAAAGAAATTCGCGCAGCCTGTCCTCGAGCGGAGATCGGCTGTGTCGACTGTAAGAAAATTCTTTTACGCAATCTTCTCAAAGAATTGGTTGGTGTCCATGAAAGACAAAGATTCTATCGAGGCAATCCAACCCTTCTCGGCGAAATAATCGCAGACGGCACCAACCGAGCCACAACGGTAGCTCGTGAGACTATGCTCAAGGTCAGAGAAGCGGTTAAGCTGAGCTGA